From one Synechocystis sp. PCC 6803 substr. PCC-P genomic stretch:
- a CDS encoding histone deacetylase has translation MVAIIYSAEFLRHETGPTHPECPARLTAIATALRKMPGANYLHWQKPSPVTWNLDPYILRCHSQEYLNKLAKLAELGGGSLDADTPVSPQSYDVARLAVRAWLDGVDHVLNQREAVFVLARPPGHHAIRNTGMGFCLLNNVAIAAHYALTRPGVERVAILDWDVHHGNGTEALVDHNPRIFYCSLHQFPCYPGTGAAGDRGQHDNVLNIPLKPGGDGKVYREAFEHKVLPFLRQVKPDLLLVSAGYDANHSDPLAYMNLIPEDYGMMTHYLMEISPYPVLGLEGGYHLPSLAKSVVETLKPLLF, from the coding sequence ATGGTCGCTATTATTTACAGCGCAGAGTTTTTGCGCCACGAAACTGGCCCCACCCACCCCGAGTGTCCGGCCCGACTGACGGCGATCGCCACTGCTTTACGGAAGATGCCCGGAGCGAATTACCTCCATTGGCAAAAGCCTTCCCCGGTGACGTGGAATTTAGATCCATACATCCTCCGATGCCATAGCCAGGAATATTTAAACAAATTGGCGAAATTGGCTGAGCTAGGGGGCGGTTCCCTCGATGCGGATACCCCTGTTTCTCCCCAGAGCTATGATGTAGCCCGCTTGGCGGTGCGGGCCTGGCTAGATGGGGTTGACCATGTCTTAAATCAACGGGAGGCGGTGTTTGTGTTGGCCCGTCCCCCTGGGCACCATGCTATTCGTAACACGGGTATGGGTTTTTGTTTGCTCAACAATGTGGCGATCGCCGCCCATTACGCCTTAACTAGACCAGGGGTGGAGCGGGTAGCCATCTTAGATTGGGATGTACACCATGGCAATGGCACTGAAGCATTGGTGGACCATAACCCCCGGATTTTCTATTGTTCCCTGCACCAATTTCCCTGCTATCCCGGCACAGGGGCCGCTGGCGATCGGGGTCAACACGACAATGTGCTTAATATTCCCCTCAAACCAGGGGGGGATGGCAAAGTTTATCGGGAGGCGTTTGAGCATAAAGTTCTCCCATTTTTACGGCAAGTGAAGCCGGATTTACTCTTGGTGAGTGCTGGTTATGATGCTAACCACTCCGATCCCTTGGCCTATATGAACCTAATTCCGGAGGATTACGGCATGATGACCCATTATCTGATGGAAATATCTCCCTATCCGGTTTTAGGACTGGAAGGGGGCTACCATTTGCCGAGCTTGGCCAAATCCGTGGTGGAAACCCTCAAGCCTTTATTGTTCTAA
- the speB gene encoding agmatinase has product MHSPNKFTSGPKQFLESEAITSYADAAVVVVPIPYEATTSYRKGCEHGPEAVLEASDQLEAYDEELGTSPCHDLGIYTCAPLADSNKHPALAGDAMVTEVCDGIAPFVEDGKFVVAIGGEHAITTGVVRAMQRGTSEPFTVVQIDAHGDMRDKFEGSCHNHACVMRRVLELGLPTLPIAIRAICQEEADLIREKNIPVFWAREMADNPNWINEAIASITTQKVFLTIDMDGFDPGFMPGVGTPEPGGLGWYEGLNFFRRLFQTKQVIGCDLMELAPVRGSVVSEFSTAKLAYKLMGYWGESQRKKL; this is encoded by the coding sequence ATGCATAGTCCTAATAAATTTACCTCTGGGCCCAAACAGTTTCTGGAGTCGGAAGCCATTACCTCCTATGCTGATGCCGCTGTGGTGGTGGTGCCCATTCCCTATGAGGCAACTACTTCCTACCGTAAGGGTTGTGAGCATGGCCCTGAGGCGGTGCTAGAAGCTTCGGACCAGTTGGAAGCCTATGACGAAGAGTTGGGCACTTCCCCCTGCCATGATTTGGGTATTTACACCTGCGCTCCCCTGGCGGACAGCAATAAGCATCCCGCTTTGGCTGGAGACGCCATGGTAACGGAGGTTTGTGACGGCATTGCCCCTTTTGTGGAAGACGGTAAATTTGTAGTGGCGATCGGTGGGGAACATGCCATTACCACTGGGGTAGTGCGGGCTATGCAAAGGGGGACATCGGAGCCTTTTACGGTGGTGCAAATTGATGCCCATGGGGATATGCGGGACAAATTTGAAGGTTCCTGCCATAACCATGCCTGTGTAATGCGCCGGGTGTTGGAATTGGGCTTACCCACTCTGCCGATCGCCATTCGGGCCATTTGTCAGGAAGAGGCAGATTTGATTCGGGAAAAAAATATTCCTGTGTTTTGGGCCAGGGAAATGGCCGATAATCCCAATTGGATTAACGAGGCGATCGCCAGCATCACCACACAAAAAGTCTTTCTCACCATTGATATGGACGGTTTTGATCCGGGGTTTATGCCGGGAGTCGGCACCCCTGAACCGGGGGGGCTAGGTTGGTATGAAGGGTTAAATTTTTTCCGCCGTCTTTTTCAAACCAAGCAAGTAATTGGTTGCGACTTGATGGAACTGGCCCCAGTGCGAGGCTCGGTGGTGTCGGAATTTTCTACCGCTAAACTAGCCTATAAGTTGATGGGTTACTGGGGAGAGTCCCAACGGAAAAAACTCTAG
- a CDS encoding BlaI/MecI/CopY family transcriptional regulator: protein MSWIPPYRPQQLSLGPLEQEILQIIWQLGQATVKDIHDRILSDPDRELAYSSVTTVLNRLTKKGWLVCHRQGKAFIWTARVSADQAKAVQSYEQLQQFLAISNPDVVAAFADSLDTASIDQLTAIADRLRAARQQRQEEK, encoded by the coding sequence ATGAGCTGGATTCCCCCCTACCGTCCCCAACAATTGTCCCTGGGCCCCCTGGAGCAGGAAATTTTACAAATTATCTGGCAATTGGGCCAGGCCACGGTGAAAGATATCCACGATCGCATTTTGAGCGACCCTGACCGGGAATTGGCCTACTCTTCGGTAACCACGGTGTTAAATCGGCTCACAAAGAAGGGCTGGTTAGTGTGCCATCGCCAGGGCAAAGCCTTTATTTGGACGGCAAGGGTGAGTGCAGACCAGGCCAAAGCGGTGCAGTCCTACGAACAATTACAGCAGTTTTTGGCCATTAGCAATCCCGATGTGGTGGCCGCCTTTGCTGACAGTTTAGACACCGCTAGCATTGACCAGTTAACGGCGATCGCCGATCGTTTGCGGGCGGCCCGACAACAGCGACAGGAGGAGAAATAA
- the bcp gene encoding thioredoxin-dependent thiol peroxidase, giving the protein MATALETNQPAPTFSAPNAEGKTISSDDFLGQWLVLYFYPKDNTPGCTTEAIDFSEKLPEFTDLNAVVVGVSPDSEKSHGKFIDKHNLTVQLLSDPEHELAAAYGAWGPKKFMGKECEGILRSTFLINPQGNIAHIWPNVRVKGHAEKVLEKLQQLNSAD; this is encoded by the coding sequence ATGGCCACTGCCTTAGAAACTAATCAACCAGCCCCGACTTTCTCCGCCCCCAATGCTGAGGGGAAAACAATTTCCTCCGATGATTTTTTGGGGCAGTGGTTAGTGCTTTATTTTTACCCCAAAGACAATACCCCCGGTTGCACCACTGAAGCGATAGATTTTAGCGAAAAGTTACCGGAATTTACAGATTTAAATGCTGTTGTTGTCGGTGTTAGTCCGGATTCGGAAAAAAGTCACGGCAAATTTATTGACAAGCATAATTTAACCGTTCAACTGCTCAGTGATCCGGAACACGAATTAGCGGCAGCCTATGGCGCTTGGGGACCGAAAAAGTTTATGGGCAAAGAGTGTGAAGGCATTCTTCGTTCTACTTTTTTGATCAATCCCCAGGGGAATATTGCCCACATTTGGCCTAATGTCCGGGTTAAGGGCCACGCAGAAAAGGTATTGGAGAAATTGCAACAGTTGAATAGCGCTGATTAG
- a CDS encoding photosystem I assembly protein Ycf4 — protein sequence MGGQTLAESSQVLRQEVLGARRFSNFFWAGISTIGGVGFLLAGLSSYFGKNLLIVSDTTGLQFIPQGVALLFYGVAGSTVAGYLWLTMALNVGSGYNEFNKKSGQVTIFRWGFPGKNRRIELINKIADVQAVKAEIKEGVNPKRSLYLKVKQRRDIPLTRAGQPISLSQLENQGAELARFLGVPLEGL from the coding sequence ATGGGTGGACAGACGCTCGCAGAATCTTCCCAAGTTTTGCGCCAAGAAGTATTGGGAGCCCGCCGCTTCAGCAACTTTTTCTGGGCTGGAATTTCTACCATTGGTGGTGTCGGTTTCCTGTTGGCCGGCCTTTCTAGCTACTTTGGCAAAAATCTTTTGATTGTTAGTGACACCACCGGACTGCAGTTTATTCCCCAGGGTGTGGCGCTACTTTTCTACGGTGTGGCCGGCAGCACAGTGGCAGGCTATCTCTGGCTAACCATGGCTCTAAACGTCGGCAGTGGTTACAACGAATTCAATAAAAAGTCCGGGCAAGTGACCATTTTCCGTTGGGGCTTCCCCGGCAAAAACCGCCGCATTGAGTTGATCAATAAAATTGCCGATGTCCAGGCGGTAAAGGCGGAAATTAAAGAAGGCGTTAACCCCAAACGCTCCCTATACCTCAAAGTCAAACAGCGAAGAGATATTCCCCTCACCAGGGCAGGCCAACCCATTTCGCTCTCCCAATTGGAAAACCAGGGGGCTGAGTTAGCCCGCTTTCTAGGAGTACCCCTAGAAGGTTTGTAA
- a CDS encoding M56 family metallopeptidase gives MHSILFAIAVLIAFGLRWAIRCWPGGLSWSIALGFFALPPLLLITTSMAIAWMGCGWMFGFPASMGSHFLAWLFLLWTAVCVANLTWQTWQTLAAVKVHPLADWQGQKIRLLDTPFPYSAQVGLWSPELVVSQGLLKLLSPEQVNAVLAHENAHRFYRDTWTFFWLGCLRRLTFWLPETESLWQELLWQRECRADRHGAKNCDPLLLAEALALVSQNSIVANPIPLAVPFSGQQDRLLARIDHLLGFSITPDSHRLASWVGSFLLLVIAILPLILIPLHIK, from the coding sequence ATGCACAGTATTTTGTTTGCCATTGCAGTTTTAATTGCCTTTGGCCTGCGTTGGGCCATTCGTTGCTGGCCGGGCGGATTATCTTGGTCCATAGCGTTAGGCTTTTTTGCCCTTCCCCCCCTACTGTTGATTACCACTAGCATGGCGATCGCCTGGATGGGCTGTGGTTGGATGTTTGGCTTCCCCGCTAGCATGGGCAGTCACTTTCTCGCTTGGCTATTTTTGCTCTGGACAGCAGTTTGTGTTGCCAACCTTACCTGGCAAACTTGGCAAACGTTGGCGGCGGTAAAAGTTCATCCGTTGGCCGATTGGCAAGGACAAAAAATTCGTCTTTTGGATACTCCTTTTCCCTACAGCGCCCAGGTGGGATTATGGTCACCGGAACTGGTAGTAAGTCAGGGTTTATTGAAATTGCTGTCTCCGGAACAGGTAAATGCGGTCTTAGCCCATGAAAATGCCCATCGTTTTTACCGGGATACTTGGACGTTTTTCTGGTTAGGATGCCTGCGTCGCCTAACTTTTTGGCTACCGGAAACGGAATCTTTATGGCAGGAATTACTGTGGCAGAGGGAATGTCGAGCCGATCGCCATGGGGCAAAAAACTGTGATCCCTTGCTCCTGGCGGAAGCCCTGGCCCTAGTGTCCCAAAATTCCATCGTTGCCAATCCCATTCCTTTGGCAGTGCCCTTTTCTGGTCAACAAGACCGCTTACTAGCCCGCATTGACCATTTACTAGGTTTTTCCATTACCCCGGATTCCCACCGTTTAGCTAGCTGGGTTGGATCTTTCCTTCTCCTGGTGATCGCCATTTTGCCCCTGATTTTGATTCCTTTACATATAAAGTAA
- a CDS encoding MTH1187 family thiamine-binding protein: protein MCQNLGKFEIVVSHYRRVKAMNVIVDLCVVPLGVGVSVGQYVAACQKVLAEAGLKHTMHAYGTNIEGDWDEVFAAVKACHEAVHALGAPRITSSMRFGTRTDRPQTMDEKVKSVETWLENS from the coding sequence GTGTGTCAAAATCTAGGGAAATTTGAGATTGTCGTCAGCCATTACCGACGAGTAAAAGCTATGAACGTGATTGTGGATTTATGTGTTGTGCCCCTGGGTGTGGGGGTTTCCGTGGGTCAGTATGTGGCCGCTTGCCAGAAAGTACTGGCCGAAGCGGGGCTGAAACATACCATGCATGCCTACGGCACCAACATTGAAGGGGATTGGGACGAAGTTTTTGCCGCAGTTAAGGCTTGCCATGAAGCTGTCCATGCCCTGGGAGCCCCCCGCATCACTTCCAGCATGCGTTTTGGTACCCGCACTGATCGCCCCCAAACCATGGATGAAAAGGTGAAAAGTGTGGAAACATGGCTGGAAAATTCTTAG
- a CDS encoding GH3 auxin-responsive promoter family protein, giving the protein MHNFLLRASKYLLQPAFNSFNNALHQPDVEQERLKTKIIQRLTHTRYGQSLGITKDSPWSAIPVVSYDDFFSWLEQQQTSPKQSIITNEKIHYWQQTSGSSGAIKQIPYTHGLLTAFTSMFAVWAYDLLHHGPDFRTGKTYACVSPTLGDRPGGIDDTDYLTGPLRWLSGHFLVRVGNHFPDGDAFRWALALALLQNPDLEIISLWSPTFLTVQLTFMAQHRHALITALGDRLDDTRRKALEIDPIDWLKIWPKLKLISCWDQLFAGEQARALQTYFPGVFIQGKGLLATEAPITIPLIKAGGFVPLVNQIVLEFMTADGTIVDLCKVQTGQTYQLIISTLGGLYRYRLGDRLQVSHWYAKTPCLALVGRGDRVSDLVGEKLTEEFVAETLNNLGLVGNIGLCFLVPVPGTQPHYVLYLSSGAMMAIAGEESTLAQQLDNGLQRSFHYRRARQLAQLGPVQVMTDGYPPWLTQGRWGDEKSYCLRIPPSGTV; this is encoded by the coding sequence ATGCATAATTTCCTTTTAAGGGCTAGCAAGTATCTATTGCAACCAGCCTTTAATAGTTTTAATAACGCATTACATCAGCCTGACGTTGAACAAGAGCGGTTAAAAACCAAAATTATTCAGCGCCTAACTCACACCCGTTATGGCCAATCTTTGGGGATCACTAAAGACTCTCCTTGGTCGGCTATTCCCGTAGTTAGCTATGATGATTTTTTTTCCTGGTTAGAACAACAGCAAACCTCACCTAAACAATCAATAATTACCAACGAAAAAATTCATTATTGGCAACAAACTTCGGGCAGTTCTGGCGCGATTAAACAAATTCCCTACACCCATGGTTTACTGACTGCATTTACCTCCATGTTTGCGGTTTGGGCCTATGACCTGCTCCACCATGGCCCAGATTTTCGCACAGGTAAAACCTATGCTTGTGTTTCTCCCACCCTTGGCGATCGCCCTGGGGGCATTGATGACACGGACTATTTGACGGGGCCTCTGCGCTGGCTTAGTGGTCATTTTTTGGTACGGGTAGGTAATCATTTTCCTGACGGAGACGCTTTTCGTTGGGCTTTGGCCTTAGCTTTATTGCAAAATCCAGACTTAGAAATTATTTCCCTTTGGAGTCCAACTTTTTTGACAGTGCAATTAACGTTTATGGCCCAGCACCGTCACGCCCTGATCACGGCCCTTGGTGATCGCCTGGATGACACAAGACGAAAAGCATTAGAAATAGATCCGATTGATTGGCTAAAAATCTGGCCAAAATTAAAATTAATTTCCTGTTGGGATCAACTATTTGCCGGGGAACAAGCTAGGGCTTTACAGACTTATTTTCCCGGAGTATTTATCCAAGGAAAAGGCTTATTGGCCACGGAAGCTCCCATTACCATTCCTCTAATTAAAGCTGGGGGATTTGTGCCCTTAGTGAACCAAATTGTGTTGGAATTTATGACCGCTGATGGCACCATTGTTGACTTGTGCAAAGTGCAAACAGGGCAAACTTATCAATTAATTATTTCCACTTTGGGGGGACTATACCGTTATCGCCTTGGCGATCGCCTGCAGGTATCCCATTGGTATGCCAAAACCCCTTGCCTGGCTTTGGTGGGTAGGGGCGATCGGGTGAGTGACTTGGTGGGAGAAAAACTAACCGAAGAATTTGTGGCTGAAACCCTTAATAATCTTGGCTTAGTTGGTAACATTGGTCTTTGCTTCCTAGTGCCAGTCCCAGGAACCCAGCCCCATTACGTTTTGTACCTATCCTCCGGGGCAATGATGGCGATCGCCGGAGAGGAATCAACATTGGCCCAGCAACTGGATAACGGCCTCCAACGTAGTTTTCATTATCGTCGGGCTCGACAATTGGCCCAGTTAGGGCCGGTGCAAGTAATGACAGATGGTTATCCCCCTTGGTTAACCCAGGGGCGTTGGGGAGATGAAAAAAGTTATTGCCTTCGTATTCCTCCTTCTGGGACCGTTTGA
- a CDS encoding universal stress protein encodes MLSKILYADSGTSQTQEMLKAMMDFPAVQKASITILHVVPPQITTEAFTEKWAEGGKILADLLEDVAIEPSKVSTVLRQGDPKGVVCDVANEIDADLIIMGSRGLKRLEAILENSVSQYVFQLTNHPMLLVKDDIYVKRIKRVMVALDKSAAAEYALELALELLRDYPEGELILARVNPDLKPDLLPLSRQEIEENPVLAPAIAKAKRLGIAYRCTVTGGKPGEKLCELAEDYNADLMLLGSPDRRPSIAKSLPDLDRLLGTSLSDYIRVNAPCPVLLTRKEGI; translated from the coding sequence ATGCTTAGCAAAATTTTATACGCAGATTCTGGCACCAGCCAAACCCAAGAAATGCTCAAGGCCATGATGGACTTTCCGGCGGTGCAAAAGGCATCGATCACGATTTTGCACGTGGTTCCGCCCCAAATTACCACGGAGGCATTCACGGAAAAATGGGCCGAGGGCGGTAAAATCCTGGCGGACTTGTTGGAGGATGTGGCCATCGAACCCAGTAAGGTTTCCACCGTGTTGCGCCAAGGAGACCCCAAGGGAGTGGTGTGTGATGTGGCCAACGAAATTGATGCGGACCTGATTATTATGGGTTCCCGGGGCTTGAAACGGTTGGAAGCCATTCTAGAAAATTCTGTTAGTCAGTATGTATTTCAACTGACCAATCACCCCATGTTGTTGGTGAAGGACGATATTTACGTTAAGCGCATTAAACGGGTCATGGTGGCCCTAGATAAGTCAGCGGCGGCGGAGTATGCGTTGGAACTGGCCCTGGAGCTTTTGCGGGATTATCCAGAAGGGGAATTAATTCTAGCTCGGGTGAACCCCGACCTGAAGCCGGATCTACTACCCCTTTCCCGGCAAGAAATTGAGGAAAACCCCGTCCTAGCTCCGGCGATCGCCAAGGCGAAGCGTTTGGGCATTGCCTATCGTTGCACTGTAACGGGGGGTAAGCCAGGGGAAAAACTATGCGAATTGGCGGAGGATTACAATGCTGACTTGATGCTGTTGGGTTCCCCCGATCGCCGGCCCTCCATTGCCAAGAGTTTGCCAGATTTAGACCGACTATTGGGCACTTCCCTATCGGACTATATTCGGGTCAATGCCCCCTGTCCGGTGTTACTAACTCGCAAAGAAGGGATCTAA
- a CDS encoding DUF1818 family protein, with protein sequence MLSKTIHEGPGWRWGFDPNAETFPFLLGSENWALELTQDEFADFHRLSRELAQTVTAIADELMEEEKICCELSSELVWLEIEGYAHAYELRFILCQGRKAEGGWPAAIVPALLNSLQSFDPGET encoded by the coding sequence ATGCTGTCAAAAACTATTCATGAAGGGCCTGGTTGGCGCTGGGGCTTTGATCCCAATGCCGAGACTTTTCCTTTTTTGCTGGGGTCAGAGAATTGGGCTTTGGAGTTGACCCAAGATGAGTTTGCCGATTTCCATCGCTTGAGTAGGGAGTTGGCCCAGACCGTCACGGCGATCGCCGACGAGTTAATGGAGGAGGAAAAAATTTGTTGCGAACTGAGTAGTGAATTGGTGTGGTTAGAAATTGAGGGCTATGCCCACGCCTATGAATTGAGGTTTATTTTGTGCCAGGGGCGTAAAGCAGAGGGCGGCTGGCCAGCGGCGATCGTACCGGCATTGTTAAACAGTTTGCAGTCCTTTGACCCAGGGGAAACCTAA
- the cobM gene encoding precorrin-4 C(11)-methyltransferase, with the protein MDSQNSSFSPAVYFVGAGPGDPDLLTIKGQKLLQAADLVLYADSLVPKQILADVRPQAECVATGNKTLETIVPLMITAVRQGKIVVRLHSGDLTLYSAIHEQMQALGEADIPFVCVPGISAFQAAAAILNCELTVPDLVQTIVLTRISGAASAVPEREELAGLAYHQASLGLYLAARHVEKAQNQLLEHYPGDTPVAVCFRVGWPDEKIWLVPLAEMAALSLRENLIRTTLYLISPALKTDLPRRSRLYHPDHSHLFRPVRPLL; encoded by the coding sequence ATGGATTCACAAAACTCTTCTTTTTCTCCAGCGGTTTATTTTGTTGGGGCGGGCCCCGGTGATCCGGATTTATTGACCATTAAGGGGCAAAAGCTTTTGCAGGCGGCGGATTTAGTCCTCTATGCCGATTCCTTGGTGCCCAAACAAATTTTGGCGGACGTCAGACCCCAGGCGGAATGTGTTGCCACCGGGAATAAAACCTTGGAAACCATTGTGCCTTTGATGATCACAGCGGTGCGCCAAGGCAAGATTGTGGTGCGACTCCATTCCGGCGATCTAACCCTCTACAGCGCCATCCACGAACAAATGCAAGCCCTGGGAGAAGCGGATATTCCCTTTGTCTGTGTGCCGGGTATTAGCGCCTTTCAAGCGGCGGCGGCGATCTTAAACTGTGAACTTACGGTGCCTGATCTCGTGCAAACCATTGTGCTAACCCGCATTAGTGGTGCGGCTTCGGCGGTGCCAGAACGGGAAGAGTTAGCAGGTTTAGCGTACCACCAAGCTAGTTTGGGGTTATACCTGGCGGCGCGCCATGTGGAAAAAGCTCAGAACCAATTGTTAGAGCATTATCCCGGCGACACTCCCGTAGCGGTTTGTTTTCGGGTGGGTTGGCCCGATGAAAAGATTTGGTTAGTGCCCTTGGCAGAAATGGCAGCCTTAAGTTTGCGGGAAAATTTAATCCGCACCACCCTTTACCTGATTAGCCCAGCTTTAAAGACTGATTTACCCCGGCGATCGCGCCTTTATCATCCCGACCATAGCCATTTATTCCGTCCAGTCCGTCCCCTATTGTGA
- a CDS encoding LptA/OstA family protein, with product MVRLLMVFPQRFSPSHLLSRHWGWLAVAMASLGSLSSLPVNVNSSVVAQTAPSSPMTVRSDIQEANSQTGVVTARGNVQVYYPARNLQATAAQAQYFSQERRLVLSGNVYVLQDGNSMRAETMTYLVDEGRFVANPQANQQVESIYLVEESQSPAGPAPTGPNPLPGDTLPDLPPLGS from the coding sequence ATGGTTCGTTTGCTCATGGTATTCCCTCAACGTTTTTCCCCCTCCCATTTGCTATCTCGTCACTGGGGTTGGTTGGCGGTCGCCATGGCCTCCCTAGGGAGCTTGTCTTCCCTGCCCGTCAACGTCAATTCCTCGGTGGTGGCCCAAACGGCCCCTTCTAGTCCCATGACTGTCCGCTCTGATATCCAAGAAGCTAATTCCCAAACCGGGGTGGTGACCGCTAGGGGGAATGTTCAAGTTTACTATCCTGCGCGGAATTTGCAAGCAACGGCGGCCCAGGCCCAATATTTTTCCCAGGAGAGACGTTTAGTCCTTAGTGGCAACGTCTATGTGCTCCAGGACGGCAACAGTATGCGGGCGGAAACCATGACCTATTTAGTGGACGAAGGGCGTTTTGTCGCTAACCCCCAAGCAAATCAACAGGTGGAATCCATTTATCTAGTGGAAGAGTCCCAAAGTCCAGCCGGCCCCGCCCCCACTGGTCCCAATCCTCTCCCCGGTGATACCCTGCCAGATTTGCCGCCCCTGGGTTCTTAG
- the psbM gene encoding photosystem II reaction center protein PsbM, with product MQVNNLGFIASILFVLVPTVFLLILFIQTGKQSES from the coding sequence ATGCAAGTTAACAATCTCGGCTTTATAGCAAGTATTTTATTTGTGTTGGTGCCAACGGTTTTCCTGTTGATCCTGTTTATTCAAACCGGGAAACAAAGCGAAAGCTAA
- a CDS encoding peptidylprolyl isomerase — MRILPNISRATWFVGIFFVVNILLTACNQPSANSSAEPSPTETNSPVAQVTTDPYKDYKPRLNGKATVEMMVNGQPIIIEVDGENAPITAGNFVDLVEQGFYNGLTFHRVVDGFVAQGGDPKGDGTGGYVDKNTQRPRNIPLEIKVDPAVENAPETPVYSRALGNQAGFPVMLPHKTGAVAMARSQMPDSASSQFYFTLSDETGFLDGDYAVFGYVTQGMDVVLKIKQGDKIQSAKVITGQNNLEK; from the coding sequence ATGAGGATTTTACCGAATATCAGCCGAGCCACTTGGTTTGTGGGCATCTTTTTTGTCGTCAACATTTTACTGACTGCCTGCAATCAGCCCTCTGCCAATTCTTCAGCCGAGCCTTCCCCCACGGAAACCAACAGCCCAGTGGCCCAGGTAACAACGGATCCATATAAAGACTATAAGCCTCGCTTAAATGGCAAAGCCACTGTGGAAATGATGGTTAATGGCCAACCAATCATCATTGAAGTGGATGGGGAAAATGCGCCGATTACCGCCGGTAACTTTGTTGACTTAGTGGAACAGGGCTTCTACAACGGTTTAACTTTCCACAGGGTGGTAGATGGTTTTGTGGCCCAGGGGGGAGACCCCAAAGGTGACGGTACGGGGGGTTATGTGGATAAAAACACCCAACGTCCCCGCAATATTCCCTTGGAGATTAAGGTGGACCCTGCAGTAGAAAATGCACCAGAAACCCCGGTCTACAGTCGAGCCTTGGGCAATCAAGCTGGATTTCCGGTGATGCTGCCCCACAAAACCGGCGCTGTGGCTATGGCCCGCTCCCAAATGCCAGACTCCGCTTCTTCCCAGTTTTATTTCACCCTGTCCGATGAAACGGGATTTTTAGACGGTGATTATGCTGTGTTTGGTTACGTCACCCAGGGTATGGACGTAGTGCTGAAAATCAAACAGGGGGACAAGATTCAGTCCGCCAAGGTAATTACAGGGCAAAATAACTTAGAAAAATAG
- a CDS encoding amino acid ABC transporter substrate-binding protein, giving the protein MKKFACLALSVLLSGAASLPSWAGEVLDRIEQTGVINAGTRKDAVPFAYVDDQGEWVGFSIDLLELIRQEAEARLGKPIKLNMVEATADNRFDLITNQTIDLECASSTFTWNRTAVVDFSVSYFADGTKIITGVDSDLESADSLAGRAIGVIPDTTNAKAILDFQPGATIVEVKDQADGMAKLEAGEIEAFAGDGIVLAGLKKTSDNPQQWKVVPNFPYQYEAYACLLPKDDSDWRNLVNYSLVKYMEGVISDQTAAVEIYERWFDEETGVAPYPRETINDYYQGIVDSFEWIPIVSY; this is encoded by the coding sequence ATGAAAAAATTTGCCTGTTTAGCCTTGTCTGTATTACTCAGTGGAGCCGCGAGCTTACCCAGTTGGGCAGGGGAGGTATTGGACCGCATTGAACAAACGGGGGTGATTAATGCCGGCACTAGAAAGGATGCGGTGCCCTTCGCCTACGTTGACGACCAAGGGGAATGGGTGGGTTTTTCCATTGATCTGCTGGAATTGATTCGCCAGGAAGCGGAAGCCAGACTGGGTAAACCAATCAAGTTAAACATGGTGGAAGCCACCGCCGATAATCGCTTTGACTTGATTACCAATCAGACCATCGACTTGGAATGTGCTTCTTCCACCTTCACCTGGAATAGAACGGCAGTGGTGGATTTTTCAGTCAGTTACTTTGCCGATGGTACCAAAATTATCACCGGGGTGGATAGTGATCTAGAATCTGCCGATTCCCTAGCGGGACGGGCGATCGGGGTTATTCCCGACACCACCAATGCAAAAGCTATTCTCGACTTTCAACCGGGGGCAACCATCGTTGAAGTTAAAGACCAGGCCGATGGCATGGCCAAGCTTGAAGCTGGAGAAATCGAAGCTTTTGCTGGAGATGGCATTGTTTTGGCAGGATTGAAAAAAACCTCTGATAATCCCCAACAGTGGAAAGTGGTGCCTAATTTTCCCTATCAGTACGAAGCCTATGCCTGTTTATTACCCAAAGATGATTCTGACTGGCGCAATTTGGTCAACTACAGTCTAGTCAAATATATGGAAGGGGTAATCAGCGATCAGACCGCAGCGGTGGAAATTTACGAGCGTTGGTTTGATGAAGAAACTGGCGTTGCGCCCTATCCCCGGGAAACGATCAACGATTATTACCAAGGCATTGTGGATAGTTTTGAGTGGATTCCCATTGTTAGCTATTAG